The following coding sequences lie in one Candidatus Delongbacteria bacterium genomic window:
- a CDS encoding DUF2087 domain-containing protein, translating to MEEDRKYTQLFDNDGKIARWPSKRKYQLMLINHMATKVPADKDFIEREVNEIIKAEITIDDFVLFRREMIEQKVLNRTADGKTYRKNPDFKEIVVE from the coding sequence GTGGAAGAGGACAGAAAATATACACAATTGTTCGATAACGACGGTAAAATTGCACGTTGGCCGTCAAAGAGAAAATATCAGCTAATGCTTATAAACCATATGGCTACGAAAGTACCTGCTGACAAGGATTTTATAGAACGGGAAGTAAATGAGATTATTAAGGCTGAGATAACTATCGATGATTTTGTACTTTTTAGAAGAGAGATGATCGAGCAAAAAGTTTTGAACAGAACAGCAGACGGTAAAACTTACAGGAAAAATCCAGATTTTAAAGAGATTGTGGTGGAGTAG